One window of the Mycobacterium sp. JS623 genome contains the following:
- a CDS encoding conjugal transfer protein, translated as MLTHPLHRMLDGIFLRVSGGDTIRADELRMRVTGSLMAFVLVSYIPLIAVVIVLALNRPAAVNEAIERDQLSAVEAYAIHYVDVYLKDPSNSAAIKQFYDGEVPASALPAGGRALRASSALPGVVVDGFQTYSVVVDAEIPKAANSSSMVFMRLQVDVSADRKNLFKAFTLPHARPDRPSGAPVELATQTSVSEDRPVYKTVDGFLAAMLTGQGDITPYVSAGSGLTAANPPRFTTMAIERVQTNSDLATAQDVPAKADHVEVTVRATMQTASGVLMPMDFPLVMSVAGGHWQVDRINDAPSIVAPSDSGSTSTPTTTTSTPTTTPQKYINSTPEGS; from the coding sequence ATGCTGACCCACCCGCTGCACCGGATGCTCGATGGAATCTTCCTGCGGGTCAGTGGCGGCGACACCATCCGAGCGGATGAGCTTCGGATGCGTGTCACCGGTTCGCTCATGGCGTTCGTCTTGGTCAGCTATATCCCGCTGATCGCGGTCGTCATCGTGCTGGCATTGAACCGTCCAGCGGCGGTGAACGAAGCCATCGAACGTGACCAGCTTTCGGCCGTCGAGGCGTACGCCATCCACTACGTGGATGTGTACCTCAAAGACCCGTCGAACAGTGCGGCTATCAAGCAGTTCTATGACGGGGAAGTGCCCGCTTCGGCGTTGCCCGCCGGCGGGCGTGCACTACGCGCTTCATCGGCTCTACCCGGCGTCGTTGTCGACGGCTTTCAGACGTACTCGGTGGTTGTCGACGCTGAGATTCCCAAGGCTGCCAACTCGTCGTCCATGGTGTTCATGCGCCTGCAGGTCGACGTGTCAGCTGACCGCAAGAACTTGTTCAAAGCGTTCACCCTTCCGCACGCTCGACCCGACCGACCGTCGGGCGCTCCGGTAGAACTCGCAACGCAAACCTCAGTATCCGAGGATCGTCCGGTTTACAAGACGGTTGACGGGTTCCTGGCCGCCATGTTGACGGGCCAGGGAGACATCACCCCGTACGTGTCGGCCGGGTCCGGTTTGACGGCGGCGAATCCACCGCGATTCACCACCATGGCGATCGAGCGAGTGCAAACAAACTCAGACCTCGCTACCGCCCAGGACGTCCCCGCGAAAGCCGATCACGTCGAAGTGACCGTGCGCGCCACCATGCAAACCGCCAGCGGGGTGCTGATGCCGATGGACTTCCCCCTGGTGATGTCGGTCGCCGGGGGCCATTGGCAAGTCGACCGCATCAACGACGCGCCGAGCATCGTCGCGCCCTCTGACTCGGGATCGACGTCGACCCCAACCACCACCACATCCACCCCGACAACAACCCCGCAGAAGTACATCAACAGCACTCCGGAAGGGAGCTAA
- a CDS encoding cutinase family protein, which yields MTPRRRIAATVTVLSVGATLLLHSAPSALAASCPAVEAIAVPGTTQTSTQADPNKPVGVLGTILEPLREHAPVRMATYYTPYPATIVGGTEGGGYKASKDAGIDATNARLKSVSAACPRTVFLLTGYSQGADVAGDVAAAIGHNRGVIPANKLLGVGLVADPSQSPIGQPTIGLSDPGMGFAGVRSGGFGSLTQRNGLISVCAPQDFYCNLPQGDLVMRMIGHLGSQLDASDPAGSAQKLATIFMGGLIAPAVAAINQILALVNDPNLIPHLVQRGVAFAQALAQQLFWLAGPQVAGAASVVVNAVNTVINLVASRSWAAIPAAIASIASNATAVAATLSQMKDRATTINVSGFGPVGAGLAQPHDFGDLVTAVLNAISVATGGVGTQSTGMFGPTFSQFSAANVASAIKHYADFIKGGFHESYTSTGLDPAGHTGAQIIQRYMVNQINKLV from the coding sequence ATGACCCCGCGCCGCCGGATCGCCGCCACGGTCACCGTGCTGTCCGTCGGCGCCACACTGCTGCTGCACTCCGCGCCCTCAGCCCTGGCGGCCAGCTGCCCGGCGGTGGAAGCGATCGCCGTCCCAGGCACTACCCAGACCAGCACCCAGGCCGATCCGAACAAGCCAGTCGGCGTGCTCGGAACCATCCTCGAACCGCTGCGCGAACACGCGCCGGTTCGGATGGCCACCTACTACACGCCCTACCCGGCAACCATCGTCGGAGGCACCGAAGGTGGCGGCTACAAGGCCTCCAAAGACGCCGGGATCGACGCCACCAACGCCCGCCTCAAGAGCGTGTCCGCGGCCTGCCCCCGGACGGTGTTCCTGCTCACCGGATACAGCCAGGGCGCCGACGTAGCCGGAGACGTCGCCGCTGCGATCGGCCACAACCGCGGCGTGATCCCCGCCAACAAGCTCCTCGGCGTCGGACTGGTCGCCGACCCTTCCCAATCGCCCATCGGACAGCCCACCATCGGCCTCAGCGATCCCGGCATGGGCTTCGCCGGCGTCCGTTCCGGCGGCTTCGGCTCCCTCACCCAGCGCAACGGCCTGATCTCGGTGTGTGCGCCCCAGGATTTCTACTGCAATCTGCCCCAGGGCGACCTGGTCATGCGCATGATCGGCCACCTGGGCTCCCAGCTCGACGCGTCCGACCCTGCCGGCTCTGCACAGAAGCTCGCCACCATCTTCATGGGTGGGCTCATCGCCCCCGCCGTCGCTGCCATCAACCAGATCCTCGCTCTGGTCAACGATCCCAACCTGATCCCGCACCTCGTCCAGCGCGGCGTCGCATTCGCCCAGGCTCTTGCCCAGCAGTTGTTCTGGCTGGCCGGCCCCCAGGTCGCCGGCGCGGCGTCGGTCGTGGTCAACGCCGTCAACACCGTCATCAACCTGGTCGCTTCGCGATCCTGGGCCGCCATCCCGGCTGCCATCGCGAGCATCGCGAGCAATGCGACCGCCGTGGCCGCCACGCTGTCGCAAATGAAGGATCGGGCCACCACCATCAACGTCAGCGGATTCGGACCGGTAGGCGCCGGCCTGGCCCAGCCCCACGACTTCGGTGACCTGGTAACCGCGGTCCTCAACGCGATCAGCGTCGCGACCGGAGGCGTCGGAACGCAATCCACCGGGATGTTCGGACCGACCTTCTCCCAGTTCTCCGCAGCCAACGTCGCCTCAGCCATCAAGCACTACGCCGACTTCATCAAAGGCGGCTTCCACGAGAGCTACACCTCAACCGGTCTCGACCCCGCCGGACACACCGGCGCCCAGATCATCCAGCGGTACATGGTCAACCAAATCAACAAGCTCGTCTAA